One genomic region from Bubalus bubalis isolate 160015118507 breed Murrah chromosome 12, NDDB_SH_1, whole genome shotgun sequence encodes:
- the OST4 gene encoding dolichyl-diphosphooligosaccharide--protein glycosyltransferase subunit 4 yields MPGLEPNWRCKLPVQVYYLKLVPRPRRSRPQLISMITDVQLAIFANMLGVSLFLLVVLYHYVAVNNPKKQE; encoded by the exons ATGCCTGGTTTGGAGCCGAATTGGCGCTGCAAACTTCCGGTCCAGGTTTACTACCTCAAGCTCGTCCCCAGACCGCGTCGGAGCCGACCCCAGCTGATCAG cATGATCACGGACGTGCAGCTCGCCATCTTCGCCAACATGCTGGGCGTGTCGCTCTTCCTACTTGTCGTTCTCTATCACTACGTGGCCGTCAACAATCCCAAGAAGCAGGAATGA